The Acidimicrobiales bacterium genomic sequence CACCTCGGGCAGTTCGATGCCGTGGTCGACGGTGTTGCGAACGATGTGGGTGAGCGGATCCTTGATCGCCTCGATGATGCCCTTGTCGAGCTCGGTCTCCTTGCCCTCCATCTCGAGACGGATCTGCTTGCCGAACTGACGGCTGAGGTCTCGTACGACCCTGGGGAGCTTGCTCCACACGTTGCCGATCGGCTGCATGCGGGTCTTCATGACACCCTCTTGCAGCTCGCTCGTGATGTGGCTCAACCTCTGGGCAGCCGAGATGAGGGTCTTTTCTTTCGAGCCCTCGGTCAGCTGCACCATCTGGTTGCGTGCCAGCACCAGCTCGCCGACCAGGTTCATGACCCGGTCGAGCAGGTCTACATCGACGCGGATGCTCGACTCCGAGCGGCCCGACTTCTGCTTGTCGGCTGCCTTCTCGACCGACTGAGCGTCGGCACGGCCCTCATCCACCAGGATCTGGCCGATCTTGCGCTCGTCGCCAAGGCTCTGCTCGCTGGCGGCTATCTCTACGTCGTCGCGGCGGGCGTCACCCGAATCGACCAGGATGTCGCCGATGCGTTCAGCCTGGGCCGCGGGCTCATCTGCCGTCTGCTCTTCGACAACCACGGTCTCTTCAACAGCCACAGCCTCTTCAACAGCCACGGTCTCTTCAACAGCCACAGCCTCTTCAACAGCCACAGCCTCTTCAGGCACGACCGGCTCTGCGGCAGGCGGCGCAGCGGCCTTGGCGGGGGCGGCGTCATGGTTCGCCAGCCGCTCCAGCTCGGCGATCAGAGCGCTGTGGTCGTGAACACCCTCGGCGCCGGTCTCGTCGATGGTCGCCGTGATCTGGCGGATCGCGTCGACAGTCGCCAGCAGGGCATCGGCGATCTCGTCGTTCATCTCCAGGACGGCGTCGCGCAGCAGGCTGAGAAGGTTCTCGCCCCTGTGTGCCACGACCTCCATCTGGGCGAAGCCCAGAAAGCCACACGAGCCCTTGATGGTGTGAAGCGTTCGGAACGCTTCGGTCAGAATCTCGCGATCGTCGGGCGTCTCCTCGAGCTCGATCAGGTTCTGATCGAGCCTGTCGAGGCCCTCGCTCGCTTCTACTAGGAATTCGCCAATGATCTCGTCGTCTTCGTCCACTTGTCCGCTCCCTTCTTGCATCAGTACCTAGCCAAAGGGCCCGGCCGCAGCGGCCGAGCCCTGGGTGCGGCTAGTGGTATGCGTCGACCAGCCTTGCCAGCTCGCCGGCCATCTTCGACAGTTCTTCGGCCGACCGACGGGTGTCGTCGGTCGACTGGCGGGTCGAGTCGGCATTCGATGCCACCTCGGTGACCGTTCTGGCGATCTCCTGTGTGCCTACGGCTGCTTCTTCGACGCTGCGACCGATCTCTTCGGTTGTGACGCTCTGCTCTTCGACCGCGGAAGCGATCGTGGCCGAGATCTCACTGATGCGATCGATCGTCTCGGTGATCTGCTCGTTGGCCTTGACCGCCCCGACCATGTCTTCCTGAATCGCCTGGATGCGGCTCGAGATCTCGTCGGTGGCTTCCGCGGTCTGGTTGGCCAACTCCTTGACCTCACTCGCAACCACTGCAAAGCCCTTGCCGGCGGCACCGGCCCTGGCGGCCTCGATGGTGGCGTTCAGAGCCAGCAGGTTGGTCTGCTCGGCGATGGTGTGAGAGGTCATCTTCGCGATCTCGACCGCCTCACCAGCAACGTTCGACGCCTCCACGGCGCTGTGGGCCACTTCGCGGATGGTTGCGTTCATCTCCTCGATTGCCGAGGCGACTGTGGCCACGCTCGACGACACCTGGTCGCCGCTGGCCGATGCAGATGTCGCCTGCATCGCCGTCTGTTCGGCTCCGTTGCCAACGGTGGTGGCCACCATGGTGAGCTCTTCGGCCGCGCTGGCGAGCTGCGTCGACGAGCTCGAGAGCCCGTCGATCATGTCGCGCAGCGAGCCGACCATGGTGGTCAGGGCAACACCCAGGTCGCCGGGCACGTGCACATCGAACTCTTTGGAGCTGAGCTCCTTGTCGGCGATCAACTGTGCCTGCGTTCTGACTGTCTTCAACATGCCGGTCATGGCGTTGAACGACCGTGCCATCTCGCCGATCTCGTCGTGGCGGTTGATCTTCAACTCTTCGACATCGAGGTTGCCCTCCGCGATCATTCCGGCCTGATCGGCCACGGCCTTGACCGGCCGCGAGATGCTGCGGGCCAACCACCAGCCGACCAGACCGATGATCAGGGCCATCACGGCAGCCATCATCAGGATCGAGTTGCGCATGTCGCCGACAACGGCGGTGGCCTCGCCGAGGTCTTGGCTGACCAGAACACCCCACCCGTATCCGGGGAACCCGAGGGCGCCATCGGTCTTCGCGTAGCCGTTGAGCGTCACCGGATCGTCGCTGGTCAACGCTTCCTGGGTGACACCGTGGCCGTCGCTGATCGCCAGCGCTGCGGCCTCTGAACCCTGCTGCGGAAGATTCTCCGACATGATGTTCTCGGCGTTCGGGTCGTCCAAGACCAGACCATCGGCACGCAGTACGTGGGTTTCGACGGTGGTGACGCCCGAGGCGATCATCTTTTGGCGGGTCGCCTCCATGATGTCGGCGACGACACGGTGGAACGATGCCTCGTTGTGCCAGACACCGATGACCTCGCCGGTCGACGGATCGCGGAACGGCGCCGTGTAGGGCAAGGTCATGCGGTCTTCGCCGTATACCTCACGAACCGTTGCGTCGAGATGCACGTCTGTGTAATACGTGGTGCCAGGAGGCGTTTGGCCGTCCATCACCGCCTGGAACCAGTCGGTGCCAGACATGTCGCGCCCGACCAGGTCGGCGGTGTTCACCGGGTTGCCTTCCCAGTCGACGCTGTTGGCCGCAAACACCTTGCCTTCGGTGTCGGTGATGATCATCAGGTCGTAGATGCCGTAGTTCGCCATCAAGAAGTCGGCGTTGGCCGTGGCCCGAACCGGATCTTCCAGAAGGTAGGGGTGGCCCGCGAATGCCTGAACGTCGCCGTAGCGCTCGAACAGGTTGCGATCGATCATGTCGCCCGCCTCGACGGCGGCGGTCTCGAGCCGGTCGCCTGTCACATCGGTGAGCGCCGACGAGCTGGTGCGCAACCCCATGAGGGCCACGATCGCCAGCGGTATCAGTCCCATCGCAATGAAGGCCCCGATCAGCTTGGCGTTCAGGCCCACGCCGCCCTTCTTGGCGGCGCCAGCACCTGCCTTCGCCTCGCCGAGGCCCTCTGTCATTTCACTGTCTTGCATCGTCGCAAACCTCACACAACCGCCCGTACCTCACTGGTGAGGGTCGGTCGTCGCCGGAACGGGTCTTCGACGTACCTTCGGCAGATTTGCCAGGGAGTTAACACCGAACACCCAGAAGGGGCGCCCAGGTCAGCCGAGCGGTGCCTCGTCGGCGAATACGGCCACCCGAAGCGAGCCGGGGGCCGAGGTGAGCTCGGCCACCAGCTCGGCGACGAAATCCTCGTTGCCGGGGCTCACCTTGGTCACCGCAACTGCGAAGCGTGAAGCCGCCGGCTTCTCCTTCAGCGCACCCCGGGGGCTGGTGATGACGGCCGCTGCCCGCCCAGGGGTCAGCCGCTCGTAGGGCGAGCAGCCCGCCAGGGCGGCCACCCGCATGGGCCTGTGGCACTGGTCGGCGATGACCCGCCCCAGCGCGTCGGCACCGATTACCGACACCATCACGTTGCTGGTGCGCCCAACCACGGGCTCGAACTGGGCCGGAGCTTTGAATGGTCGGCGTCTGGCGCCGTCGGCCTCGTTCACGACGTGATCGGCGATCTGGAACAGGTCGTCGGCGCGATCGGGTGCAACGCCAATGGCCTTGGGGCCCTGCACACCTCTCCACACGATGACCCGCTGGTGCTCGGCCAGGGCGTCGCGGACCTGCTGGTCGCTGGGCGCCAACAGCCAGGGCAGGCCGCGGTGCTGGTCTGCTCCCATCTTGGTGGTGGTGGTCAGCACCACAGACCCGCTAAGACCCGCCGAAATGGCGTGCCACAGGGTCGTCTTGCCACCGCCGCCAACCAGCGAGACATGCTCGTGCGAACCCAGGTTCAGAGCCTCGGCGGCTCGCGACACAGCGAAGACTTCCACGGGTCAGGCCCGATGGCGGCGCAGCGACACCGACAGCGCCTCGACAACGCCGCCGCCGATGGCCAACGCCTTGTCGGAGATCTCGTAGCAGTCGGTGTCGAGTCGGGGGTCGATGTCGGCGACCTTGAGCCCTGTCCACACCTGCGTACCGGCGGCGATCAGGCCTCTCACAACACCCTCGAACGGTGCCGACATCTGTTGACCGGCCACGTAGCCCATGCACTGGCCGGCCGCCACCCGCTCGCCTATGGCCACGTTCCATTCGGCAGCGCCGTCGGCGGGCGCCCTGACCACGCGCTCGGCTCCACGGCCTTCGACCACACCTGGGGTTCCGGTGTCAGGCTCGGCCGAGCCCGTCCACAACACCCGTCCCAGATGATGCCCCCGATTGGTCTCGACCACGGCGTGGCAATCGACACCGGCCTCGAACCCCGGTCCCAGCGCCACCACACACGGAGCATCGCCCACGTTCGTATCGATGTTGCGTTTGGCCATGCGAGCATCGACTACGGCAAAGGCCCCGTGGTCGCCGGGCAGTTCGGGCATCACAACCACCGATACAGCGCTCTCGTTTTCCGCCGAGGCCGCCGACGCGAAGTCGTTGTGCAGAACGGCGGCCAGCCCTTCGATCTCGACGCGGCCGTCCAGCACAGCTGTCGAGAACGACACGGTGCGCCTGACGGTCAGGGGGTGTGGCAACTCGAGCACCACCACGCGAAAACCCGAAGCAACCAGCCGCCAAACCACGCCAGACGCCAGGTCGCCCCCACCGCGAACGATGCAGAGGTCGGAACTGAAGCCGTGCGTCACGAGGTCAAGGCTAGTTCTGGGATCGCATCGCCTTGCGCAAGCTCTGGGTAGTCGCGAAACACCCGATCGCCAGCACCACCGAGATCGTCAACACGGCCGCCAGTCCATCGCCGATCGCCGCCGCTGTATCGGCGCCCACCGCTATGTCTTCACCGGCCAACAGGTCGCGAACGACCTCTACGTCACCCACCTGGTTGCCAACCACCCACAACAAGACGGCGCCGCCCACCGCAACGGCGAAGGTGATGGCCATCGACCGGATGAACTGATGGGCCGAGTTGGTGCGGCCCATCTCGTTGCTGGCGCTGGTCGACTGCAACAAGCTGAGGCCAGCGTTGGTCAGTGCGCCCAACGACATACCCATGGCGAAGAAGGCCGCCAGGATGACGGGGAACGGCCAGTCGAACCACAACCCCAGGGCGGCAAAGAAGGTCGCCGGCACGATCAAGAAGCCTCCGATGGCGATGCCATCGACCTCGTCGATTCTGTCCAGGAGGCGAGACATCACTATCGCTGCGCCGGTCCAGCCGACGGTTACGAACAGCACCGTGAAGGCGGCGGCCGACTCCGACCAGCCTCGGGTCGCCTGGGCGTACAGCGGCAGGTATGCGTCGCTGATTCCGGCCATCATTATCAGGCCCGCCGAAAGGTGGATTCGCCACATCGGGTCGCTGACCAGGTGCTGCCTGGCCAGCACTGGTTCGGGTTCGCGTCCCGAGTGCCGCCAATAGGCCACGGCCGCGGCCAGTGCTACCGCTGCACCCGCGGCGGCTCCCAGAGCCGTAACCCCCAGCAGCGACGTGGCCAGGATCGACGCAAAGACGAACAGGGCCACGAACCCGATGCCGACCCAATCGGTCTCGATTCGCTGGGGACGTTCGCGGGTGCTGGGCAGACGATTCCAGCCCATCGCCAGGGCCAGCGAGGTCAGCGGTATCTGTATCCCGAATATCCAGCGCCAGTCGCCGAACGCCAGCACCAGACCCACCAGGGCAGGTCCGCCGAACCCCATGATTCCCCACACCACCGAGTTGGCGGCGAATGCGCGCGGGCGCAGCTCGGGCTCGTAGGCGAGACCCACCGAAGCCAGAACCACGGAGATCACGAGCCCACCGCCCAGGCCTTGCAGGACGCGGGCCGCTATCAGCGTCTCCATGGTTGGGGCGATGGTGGCAAGGATGCTTGAAACCAGGAACCAAACGACGGTGACCCTGAATGTGCGCCTGACCCCCACCGCGTCTATGGCCGGGCCCGCCGCGATGCCGGCAACGGCCGACACGGCTAGATACGAGGTCAGCACCCAGGGCGACAGGGCGACCTTGCCGAGGTCTTCGGTAATGGAGGGCAACGCGCCCACCACCGCCAGGCCGTCGAAGGCCGCCAGCGCCATCACCGTGACATTGGCCAGGGTGACGGGCAACAGATCGGGCGACCAGATGGTGCGGGCGGGTCTGGTTACTCCCATTCGGCGGCTGTCATGTCGAGGTATCGGCCGCGGGCCAGCGCGGGTGTGAACCTGCGACCCTCCCATTTCAACCCGGCCGCGTTGAGCTTCTCTGACACTTCCCACCAAGGTAGTCGGCCCTCGTCCCCAAACCGGCGAAGCGCATCGACAACCCGCTGTCGCTCTGCGGCGCGGCGAGCCTCCCGCGCTGCAACCTCTTCGGCCACCCGCTGTTCTGCGACCCTCTCGGCAGCGCCGGTGGTCTGAAAACAGAGGCGACAAAAGCCGGCCCACCAGGCACGGTCGTCACACGCAGGGTTTTTGCAGGTCTTCGTCGCCATGAGCTCTCACCAGTCTGGCGATCCGGTCGGCTCACCACACCATCGCTCAAGCACAGCCCCTGGCTCAGGCGCCAGACCTGGGCACCTCCACGGCCTCGCCGAAGCGATACGCCCAGCCCTGGGTGTCGGTCAGGATGTAGCCGTCGTTGGTGGCCAACACGTCAGCGCCCAGAAAGTCGAGGCCAGACAGTGACACCGCGCCAACGCCTGGCCAGTACGAGATGCGCCCACAGCTGGCTCCGAACGGGATCGATCCCTGAAACTGAGCATTGCCGAACAAGAAGGTGCCGCCGTCCGCGCCCAACTGCAGATATCCGCCAGGGCTGGCGATCATGTCGACGATCGGTTCGTCGGGGGTGACGCCCATACCGGGAAGGCTCCCCATGAACGGGGCATCACCGAAGGCGAACATTCCTCCGTCTGCGCCAACCATGGTGTACCCCTCACCGGTGGAAGATGGGGCCATGCCAACTATGGGTGCAGCCAGTTGGGCGCCGGTGCCGGCGAGCGCACCCGGCACGCTTCCGTGGAAACCGGCGGCACCGAAGGCGAAAATGCCGCCATCTTCGGCGAACAACCAATACCCATCGCCGGCCACGGTGGCCACCCCGCCCTTCACCGGCAGGGCCGGCACCACATCCAGTTGCTCCAGGTCGCCGAAGAACCCCGCATCGCCGAACGGAAACACGCGCCCGGCCGAGGTGAACATCCAGTAGCCCTGGCTGGTCGCAGTCCAGCTGATGCCCACGATCGATTCTCCGTCGGCCAGTATCGGATTGATCGTTCCCCACCAGGCGGTGCCATCGAAACGAGCTGCAGGTGCGGGCTCGGCGCCGCTCAGCCCGATGAAGTGCCGGTAGCCCGCAGCGCCCACCCACATGACGACGGTTTCGTCAGGAGCGATGGCCATGTCGGTGACATCGAAGACCGGAACACCGTGGGTCAGCTGATCCAGTCTCAAGTCGGCGCACTGCAAAGGCGCAGCAGCTGCGGGTTTGACGGCCGCCAAGGTGGCCACCGTCACCAACAAAGTCATGCACGCCGCAAGCACCGTGCCGCGCCTGATGGTGTGGGTGCTCATGACAAGTCCATCGGCACCTAAGAACGATTCCTGGAGAACGCGAATAGCTCAGCCGCCGAAGGTGTCGGCGATGCGGAACACGGCAGGCCCGAGGATGATGATGAACA encodes the following:
- the yqeB gene encoding selenium-dependent molybdenum cofactor biosynthesis protein YqeB; translation: MTHGFSSDLCIVRGGGDLASGVVWRLVASGFRVVVLELPHPLTVRRTVSFSTAVLDGRVEIEGLAAVLHNDFASAASAENESAVSVVVMPELPGDHGAFAVVDARMAKRNIDTNVGDAPCVVALGPGFEAGVDCHAVVETNRGHHLGRVLWTGSAEPDTGTPGVVEGRGAERVVRAPADGAAEWNVAIGERVAAGQCMGYVAGQQMSAPFEGVVRGLIAAGTQVWTGLKVADIDPRLDTDCYEISDKALAIGGGVVEALSVSLRRHRA
- the yqeC gene encoding selenium cofactor biosynthesis protein YqeC — its product is MEVFAVSRAAEALNLGSHEHVSLVGGGGKTTLWHAISAGLSGSVVLTTTTKMGADQHRGLPWLLAPSDQQVRDALAEHQRVIVWRGVQGPKAIGVAPDRADDLFQIADHVVNEADGARRRPFKAPAQFEPVVGRTSNVMVSVIGADALGRVIADQCHRPMRVAALAGCSPYERLTPGRAAAVITSPRGALKEKPAASRFAVAVTKVSPGNEDFVAELVAELTSAPGSLRVAVFADEAPLG
- a CDS encoding MFS transporter, coding for MGVTRPARTIWSPDLLPVTLANVTVMALAAFDGLAVVGALPSITEDLGKVALSPWVLTSYLAVSAVAGIAAGPAIDAVGVRRTFRVTVVWFLVSSILATIAPTMETLIAARVLQGLGGGLVISVVLASVGLAYEPELRPRAFAANSVVWGIMGFGGPALVGLVLAFGDWRWIFGIQIPLTSLALAMGWNRLPSTRERPQRIETDWVGIGFVALFVFASILATSLLGVTALGAAAGAAVALAAAVAYWRHSGREPEPVLARQHLVSDPMWRIHLSAGLIMMAGISDAYLPLYAQATRGWSESAAAFTVLFVTVGWTGAAIVMSRLLDRIDEVDGIAIGGFLIVPATFFAALGLWFDWPFPVILAAFFAMGMSLGALTNAGLSLLQSTSASNEMGRTNSAHQFIRSMAITFAVAVGGAVLLWVVGNQVGDVEVVRDLLAGEDIAVGADTAAAIGDGLAAVLTISVVLAIGCFATTQSLRKAMRSQN
- a CDS encoding methyl-accepting chemotaxis protein, which produces MQDSEMTEGLGEAKAGAGAAKKGGVGLNAKLIGAFIAMGLIPLAIVALMGLRTSSSALTDVTGDRLETAAVEAGDMIDRNLFERYGDVQAFAGHPYLLEDPVRATANADFLMANYGIYDLMIITDTEGKVFAANSVDWEGNPVNTADLVGRDMSGTDWFQAVMDGQTPPGTTYYTDVHLDATVREVYGEDRMTLPYTAPFRDPSTGEVIGVWHNEASFHRVVADIMEATRQKMIASGVTTVETHVLRADGLVLDDPNAENIMSENLPQQGSEAAALAISDGHGVTQEALTSDDPVTLNGYAKTDGALGFPGYGWGVLVSQDLGEATAVVGDMRNSILMMAAVMALIIGLVGWWLARSISRPVKAVADQAGMIAEGNLDVEELKINRHDEIGEMARSFNAMTGMLKTVRTQAQLIADKELSSKEFDVHVPGDLGVALTTMVGSLRDMIDGLSSSSTQLASAAEELTMVATTVGNGAEQTAMQATSASASGDQVSSSVATVASAIEEMNATIREVAHSAVEASNVAGEAVEIAKMTSHTIAEQTNLLALNATIEAARAGAAGKGFAVVASEVKELANQTAEATDEISSRIQAIQEDMVGAVKANEQITETIDRISEISATIASAVEEQSVTTEEIGRSVEEAAVGTQEIARTVTEVASNADSTRQSTDDTRRSAEELSKMAGELARLVDAYH